In Sinorhizobium sojae CCBAU 05684, a single window of DNA contains:
- a CDS encoding LysR family transcriptional regulator, producing the protein MTEDKLLSDELGQIDLRSLQVLVTVHDCGSFSTASAKLDISQSTVSYTIDRLRRAFADPLFVRQGNRVTETDKCRNLISQARETVNRMHALAAPAEFDPATAEGTVTLSCNHHERFLLAPPLLKAMRRAAPHVAFNLLESAVNGKQQLKENLADIVLGPVRILGEGYFRRHVFSDHYACLMDLANPLAEGELTLDRYRNAAHVAVTHNGQWQALYFETLRMRDILLDTRLTLPSHDSLHLMITDTDLVATIPNRLASLYADTLAVRPFPVHIPIEIDMYWTERTHRSGLHRWARQLLADVATTVARELQ; encoded by the coding sequence ATGACGGAGGATAAGTTGCTTTCCGATGAACTGGGGCAGATCGACCTGCGGTCATTGCAGGTGCTGGTGACCGTACACGATTGCGGCTCGTTTTCGACCGCTTCGGCGAAGCTCGACATCAGCCAGTCGACGGTGAGCTACACGATCGACCGTCTCCGGCGCGCCTTTGCGGACCCGCTCTTCGTGCGCCAGGGCAACCGCGTCACCGAAACCGACAAGTGCCGCAACCTCATCTCGCAGGCGCGGGAAACGGTCAACCGCATGCACGCCCTTGCGGCGCCGGCGGAATTCGATCCGGCGACGGCCGAGGGCACCGTGACACTCTCATGCAACCACCACGAACGGTTTCTGCTTGCGCCTCCCCTTCTCAAGGCCATGCGGCGGGCGGCACCCCATGTGGCGTTCAATCTTCTGGAATCAGCGGTCAATGGCAAGCAGCAGCTCAAGGAAAACCTCGCCGATATCGTCCTGGGGCCGGTTCGGATCCTCGGCGAAGGCTATTTCCGCCGACATGTTTTCTCCGACCATTATGCCTGCCTGATGGATCTGGCGAATCCGCTGGCAGAGGGCGAGCTGACGCTCGACCGCTACCGGAACGCGGCACATGTAGCAGTGACCCATAACGGCCAATGGCAGGCGCTCTACTTCGAGACACTGCGGATGCGCGACATTCTTCTGGACACGCGATTAACGCTTCCGAGCCATGACAGCCTGCATCTGATGATCACCGACACCGATCTCGTGGCGACGATCCCGAACCGGCTTGCAAGCCTCTATGCCGACACGCTGGCGGTACGGCCGTTTCCGGTTCACATCCCGATCGAGATCGACATGTACTGGACCGAACGGACGCACCGCTCGGGCCTGCACCGCTGGGCACGGCAGCTCCTGGCGGATGTCGCGACGACCGTTGCTCGCGAACTACAATAG
- a CDS encoding bifunctional 3-(3-hydroxy-phenyl)propionate/3-hydroxycinnamic acid hydroxylase gives MSNSGVTELSDTAVDVVVIGLGPVGITLCNILGSLGIRMLGIDARESIYALPRAIGMDHEVMRVFQNIGVADDLAGVVAEYRDSVYRAADGALLRHFTSPPPPYRLGWPAYLTFIQPELEKTLRAKANACECIMLRTGVEAIGLTRPVAPRLTLRDTSTGEIAALDARFVVGCDGGASFVRRSLEIKFEDLIFDQPWLVVDVILGDAAIDLPETNVQYCHPARPHTFVVCPGRLRRWEFMLLPGETADEVNRPERVWTLLSPWIKPSEAEIWRSATYRFHALVAEKWRVGNVFLAGDACHMTPPFLAQGMVQGIKDAANLGWKLAYVLKGAPDALLDSYEQERRPLVHKVISITKELGEVICEIDEEKAKTRDEKLKSLVLQGKGTQVRQELFPPICEGLIARNAAGEPMPGAGECCPQPHVRVDDRWVRLDDLAGSGFALLTCGFTISQSNRERGNQFGIIVHEFSAEGLTEEDGVLGDWLSSVNARAVLIRPDHVVFGVAFDDEGLGELFEQLEQGLRLL, from the coding sequence ATGAGCAATAGCGGTGTGACTGAACTCTCTGACACAGCAGTCGACGTCGTGGTGATTGGGCTCGGCCCAGTCGGCATAACGCTCTGCAACATACTGGGAAGTCTTGGCATCCGAATGCTGGGCATCGATGCGAGGGAAAGCATCTACGCATTGCCGCGGGCCATTGGCATGGATCACGAAGTGATGCGCGTGTTTCAGAACATCGGCGTCGCGGATGATCTTGCCGGCGTGGTCGCCGAATACAGGGATTCCGTCTATCGTGCGGCCGACGGCGCACTGTTGCGGCATTTCACCTCGCCGCCACCGCCTTACAGGCTGGGTTGGCCGGCCTATCTCACTTTCATTCAGCCGGAGTTGGAAAAGACACTTCGAGCAAAGGCCAACGCCTGCGAATGCATCATGCTTCGCACAGGTGTGGAAGCCATCGGCCTGACGCGCCCGGTAGCGCCGCGGCTTACACTCCGAGATACCAGCACCGGCGAGATTGCAGCCTTGGATGCGCGTTTTGTCGTTGGCTGCGACGGCGGAGCGAGCTTCGTCCGCCGAAGTTTGGAGATCAAGTTCGAGGACCTGATATTCGATCAGCCTTGGCTCGTCGTCGACGTGATCTTGGGTGACGCTGCAATCGATCTGCCGGAGACGAATGTACAATACTGCCATCCCGCCCGGCCTCACACTTTCGTTGTCTGCCCCGGCCGGCTACGCCGTTGGGAATTTATGCTGCTTCCCGGCGAGACGGCGGACGAGGTCAATCGCCCGGAGCGCGTCTGGACGCTGCTCTCTCCGTGGATCAAGCCGAGCGAGGCCGAGATCTGGCGCTCGGCAACATACCGTTTCCATGCGCTGGTGGCAGAGAAATGGCGCGTCGGGAATGTATTTCTTGCGGGCGATGCCTGTCACATGACACCGCCATTCCTCGCCCAGGGAATGGTCCAGGGCATAAAGGACGCCGCGAACCTCGGATGGAAGCTTGCTTACGTGTTGAAAGGCGCGCCTGATGCGCTACTCGATAGCTACGAACAGGAGCGACGGCCTCTGGTCCATAAGGTGATCTCCATCACCAAGGAACTCGGCGAAGTCATCTGTGAGATAGACGAGGAAAAGGCAAAGACGCGCGATGAGAAGCTCAAATCCCTGGTCCTCCAAGGAAAGGGCACGCAGGTAAGACAGGAGCTGTTTCCGCCGATTTGCGAAGGCTTGATTGCTCGCAATGCGGCAGGCGAACCGATGCCGGGAGCAGGAGAGTGCTGTCCGCAGCCCCACGTGCGCGTGGACGATCGCTGGGTCCGGCTGGATGATCTCGCCGGCTCCGGTTTCGCTCTGCTGACCTGCGGCTTCACAATCAGCCAGTCGAACAGGGAGCGCGGAAACCAGTTCGGCATTATCGTGCATGAATTCAGCGCGGAAGGCCTAACCGAAGAGGACGGCGTCCTTGGCGACTGGCTCTCCTCGGTCAATGCTCGCGCCGTGCTCATTCGGCCCGACCATGTGGTCTTTGGCGTTGCATTCGACGATGAGGGCCTGGGGGAATTGTTCGAGCAGCTTGAGCAGGGATTGCGGCTATTGTAG
- a CDS encoding ABC transporter ATP-binding protein, whose translation MLEARHLSVRYGKHLALDDVSIHVDRGECVVILGANGAGKSTLLRGLTSMVPLAGHGKVHFHDRNITGIARHRVVDHGIAHVPEGRGVFTEMTVEENLLLGSNPARARADFEARREGILKLFPRLAERRKQRVGTMSGGEQQMVAVARAMMSKPELLLLDEPSLGLAPIVVGELFQSLRKIRDTGMSILLVEQNVRASLSLASRGYLLEAGRIVGEDAAENLLNDAGVKKAFLGH comes from the coding sequence ATGCTTGAGGCCCGTCATCTTTCGGTCCGATACGGCAAGCATCTGGCGCTCGACGATGTCTCGATCCACGTCGACCGCGGCGAATGCGTCGTCATTCTCGGCGCGAACGGGGCGGGCAAGTCGACGCTTCTGCGCGGGCTCACCTCCATGGTCCCGCTTGCCGGCCATGGCAAGGTCCACTTCCACGACAGGAACATCACCGGCATCGCCCGGCATCGGGTCGTCGACCACGGCATCGCACATGTGCCGGAGGGGCGAGGGGTGTTCACCGAGATGACGGTCGAGGAGAACCTGCTGCTCGGCTCCAATCCGGCGAGGGCCCGAGCCGATTTCGAGGCGCGCCGCGAAGGCATACTCAAGCTCTTCCCGCGCCTGGCGGAAAGGCGCAAGCAACGCGTCGGCACCATGTCGGGAGGCGAACAGCAGATGGTGGCGGTCGCCCGCGCCATGATGTCGAAACCGGAGCTCCTGCTGCTCGACGAGCCGAGCCTGGGTCTTGCTCCCATCGTGGTCGGCGAACTCTTCCAGTCCCTGCGAAAAATCCGCGACACCGGCATGTCCATCCTTCTCGTCGAGCAGAATGTGCGCGCCAGTCTTTCGCTGGCGAGCCGAGGTTACCTCCTGGAGGCGGGACGGATCGTGGGCGAGGACGCGGCGGAAAATCTGCTGAACGATGCTGGCGTCAAGAAGGCATTCCTTGGGCATTGA
- a CDS encoding ABC transporter ATP-binding protein, which produces MSVLLEVKNLKKQFGGLVAVNGVDMRIAEGEVIGLLGPNGSGKTTVMNLISGALTATSGEVLLRGRPVQAMAAHLRAREGISRTFQLVRLAPSLSAGDNIILTLAFGRKPIWGRAARERAEQVLASVGLAGQGGATVQSLNYIDQKRLELARAIAPFPDLLLLDEWLAGLNPTELRTGIELIRSLERTGVTILLVEHIMEAVRELCPRAIVMSAGAVIADGPTAEVLADPQVVAAYLGDFEHA; this is translated from the coding sequence ATGAGCGTCTTGCTTGAAGTGAAGAACCTGAAGAAGCAATTCGGCGGTCTCGTCGCCGTCAATGGCGTCGACATGAGGATCGCCGAGGGCGAAGTGATCGGCCTGCTGGGCCCCAACGGATCCGGCAAGACCACGGTGATGAACCTGATTTCCGGCGCGTTGACCGCGACAAGCGGCGAGGTCTTGCTCCGAGGCAGGCCCGTTCAGGCGATGGCCGCGCATTTGAGGGCGCGGGAGGGCATCTCCCGTACGTTCCAGCTCGTGCGGCTGGCTCCATCACTTTCGGCGGGAGACAATATCATCCTGACGCTCGCTTTCGGCCGGAAACCGATTTGGGGGCGCGCGGCTCGAGAGCGGGCCGAGCAGGTGCTGGCCTCGGTCGGTCTAGCCGGCCAGGGAGGCGCGACGGTCCAAAGCCTCAACTATATCGACCAGAAGCGGCTCGAACTCGCCCGAGCCATTGCACCATTCCCCGATTTGCTTCTGCTCGACGAGTGGCTCGCTGGTCTCAATCCGACCGAACTCAGGACCGGCATCGAACTCATCCGTTCGCTCGAAAGAACCGGGGTCACGATATTGCTGGTGGAGCACATCATGGAAGCCGTGCGCGAACTCTGCCCTCGCGCCATCGTCATGAGCGCCGGTGCCGTCATCGCGGATGGTCCGACGGCAGAGGTGCTTGCCGATCCCCAGGTCGTCGCCGCCTATCTCGGAGATTTCGAACATGCTTGA
- a CDS encoding branched-chain amino acid ABC transporter permease, whose amino-acid sequence MKDRVSPLLIVVVVAVLALVPLAVEDYGLGLAIGAMGYIALASSWALFSGPTRYISLATVAFFGFGSYTVAVLGDYLPFLLILAIAALIGLFASFVVGFATLRLAGIYFVVFSFGLAEMVRQLLTWYEVNVTGTLGRYIFVDVDGFDIYYMLLAVAVAALAIRWWIDRGRLGLAVRAIGDDEAVARHAGVDVTRVKLALFAMSSVLITLVGAIQAPRWTYVEPSIVFNPTISFLTVIMALLGGASRLWGPVFGAAPLFFLFEWLSGRFPDHYSIILGLLFIGIVFLFPEGVLARIEEFLNRVRAQRTRAAKEVPNERLA is encoded by the coding sequence ATGAAAGACCGTGTCTCCCCGCTCCTCATCGTCGTGGTCGTCGCCGTCCTTGCCCTGGTCCCATTGGCGGTCGAGGATTACGGCCTCGGGCTTGCCATCGGCGCGATGGGCTATATCGCGCTCGCCAGCAGCTGGGCGCTCTTCTCGGGGCCTACCCGCTACATCTCGCTCGCGACCGTCGCCTTTTTCGGCTTCGGCTCCTATACGGTGGCCGTGCTCGGTGACTACCTGCCTTTCCTGCTCATCCTCGCCATCGCGGCGCTGATCGGGCTGTTCGCGTCCTTCGTCGTCGGCTTTGCCACCCTGAGGCTCGCAGGGATCTATTTCGTCGTCTTCAGCTTCGGCCTTGCCGAAATGGTCCGGCAATTGCTCACCTGGTACGAGGTCAATGTCACGGGAACGCTGGGCCGATATATCTTCGTCGACGTCGATGGTTTCGACATCTATTACATGTTGCTCGCCGTGGCCGTTGCCGCTCTGGCCATACGCTGGTGGATCGACAGGGGCCGGTTGGGGCTCGCGGTCCGGGCGATCGGCGATGATGAAGCGGTTGCGCGCCATGCCGGGGTCGATGTCACCCGAGTCAAGCTCGCGCTGTTTGCGATGAGCTCGGTATTGATCACGCTGGTCGGTGCGATCCAGGCACCGCGCTGGACCTATGTCGAGCCCAGCATCGTGTTCAACCCGACCATTTCCTTCCTGACGGTAATCATGGCCTTGCTGGGCGGCGCCTCGCGCCTGTGGGGACCCGTCTTCGGCGCCGCGCCGCTCTTCTTCCTGTTCGAGTGGCTATCCGGCCGGTTCCCGGATCACTACTCCATCATTCTCGGCCTGCTGTTCATCGGCATCGTCTTCCTCTTTCCGGAAGGGGTGCTCGCACGGATCGAGGAGTTCCTGAACAGGGTAAGGGCGCAGCGGACAAGGGCCGCCAAGGAGGTGCCGAATGAGCGTCTTGCTTGA
- a CDS encoding branched-chain amino acid ABC transporter permease yields the protein MLLSTLIVGLVLGGTFALMALGLTIQYGVARVMNLAYGELVIGGSFLTYLTIMAFGLDPFSALAIVVPFGYAASYMLYATVMRPLERRSGGSGRLEVDSILVTFGLMFLLQGIYALSFGSGFTGYSWLELPVDILGTKVAASRLIGALLALAVGSALFFAMQKTRWGMAMRAVASRPGFAPLVGIDNERHARAAFATGGALAAAGGVILSMFQPFTPTDGVFVTMKALVIIIMGGVGNLAGAIAAALMLGLIEAGVSAAVDPGLTLAATYAIFLAVLLWRPNGLFNRG from the coding sequence ATGTTGCTTTCGACCCTTATCGTCGGGCTGGTGCTCGGCGGAACATTCGCGCTGATGGCGCTCGGCCTGACGATACAGTACGGTGTCGCCCGCGTCATGAATCTCGCCTATGGCGAGCTGGTCATCGGCGGATCCTTCCTGACCTATCTCACGATAATGGCCTTCGGCCTCGATCCGTTTTCGGCACTCGCGATCGTGGTGCCGTTCGGCTATGCGGCATCCTACATGCTTTATGCCACCGTCATGCGGCCCCTGGAAAGGCGCTCCGGCGGCTCGGGGCGGCTTGAGGTGGATTCCATTCTCGTCACTTTCGGACTGATGTTTCTGCTGCAGGGCATCTATGCGCTGAGCTTCGGCAGCGGCTTCACCGGATACAGTTGGCTAGAACTGCCGGTCGACATCCTTGGAACCAAGGTTGCCGCCAGCCGTCTCATCGGCGCTTTGTTGGCGCTCGCAGTCGGCAGCGCTCTCTTCTTCGCCATGCAGAAGACCCGCTGGGGCATGGCCATGCGCGCCGTTGCCTCGCGGCCCGGCTTCGCTCCGCTTGTCGGCATCGACAATGAGAGGCACGCCCGCGCGGCCTTCGCAACCGGCGGCGCGCTGGCTGCTGCCGGTGGTGTCATCCTCTCCATGTTTCAACCCTTTACCCCGACCGACGGCGTCTTTGTCACGATGAAAGCGCTGGTCATCATCATCATGGGCGGGGTGGGCAATCTCGCGGGCGCCATTGCCGCGGCGCTGATGCTGGGCCTGATCGAAGCCGGCGTTTCGGCAGCCGTCGACCCCGGACTGACGCTCGCGGCCACCTACGCCATCTTCCTCGCCGTGCTGCTCTGGCGGCCGAACGGCCTGTTCAATCGAGGCTGA
- a CDS encoding amino acid ABC transporter substrate-binding protein, with translation MVEITRRNMLMAAGTAAAAFSLGLPARGEERKSVRIGYIVSKTGVNAPGAGTTSIPNYELWAADVKAAGGLAMPDGSRLPLEIIAYDDRSQTEEVVRGIERLARHDKVDFILPPWGTGFNLAIAPLMDRFGYPQLIGTSFVPHRIDAISKWKRTFWFLGTADDYMGAFTKVISTAGKGVTNNKAAIISVADGFGIELVEEARKKLEAAGVEIVMDKSYPIGTQDFSALLNEASGSGADIFMALSYPPDTFAITKQARLTGYNPKVFYTGVGTSFPIYSDINEGQVEGVMSLGGIDNSRPEMQAYVERHEKLIGAPPDYWASSLIYTSLQILEQAIARRGLDRDAVTEEIATGSFETIVGAVKLTGNRMSDLWLLGQWQHGTFVGIAPSERQGARTPLLPKPAWA, from the coding sequence ATGGTTGAGATAACGAGACGCAACATGCTTATGGCGGCCGGAACGGCTGCGGCAGCCTTTTCGCTCGGATTGCCGGCGCGCGGCGAGGAACGAAAATCCGTCCGCATCGGCTACATCGTTTCCAAGACCGGCGTGAACGCGCCGGGTGCCGGAACCACCTCAATCCCGAATTACGAACTCTGGGCGGCGGACGTCAAAGCGGCGGGCGGTCTCGCCATGCCGGACGGAAGCAGGCTTCCGCTGGAGATCATCGCCTATGACGACCGGTCGCAAACGGAAGAGGTCGTGCGGGGTATCGAACGGCTCGCCCGGCACGACAAGGTGGATTTCATTCTTCCACCCTGGGGTACGGGCTTCAATCTGGCGATCGCGCCGCTGATGGACCGTTTCGGCTATCCCCAGCTCATCGGAACATCCTTCGTTCCGCACCGCATCGATGCAATTTCGAAATGGAAGCGCACCTTCTGGTTCCTGGGAACGGCCGACGACTACATGGGCGCCTTCACCAAGGTCATCTCCACAGCAGGCAAAGGCGTGACCAACAACAAGGCGGCAATCATCTCCGTTGCGGACGGGTTCGGCATCGAGCTCGTCGAGGAAGCGCGCAAGAAGCTGGAGGCGGCCGGCGTCGAGATCGTGATGGACAAGTCCTATCCCATCGGCACGCAGGATTTTTCCGCTTTGCTCAACGAGGCCTCCGGTTCGGGCGCGGATATCTTCATGGCGCTCTCCTATCCGCCGGATACGTTCGCCATCACCAAACAGGCGCGGCTGACGGGCTACAATCCGAAGGTTTTCTATACGGGTGTCGGCACCAGTTTCCCGATCTATTCCGATATCAATGAAGGCCAAGTGGAAGGCGTCATGAGTCTCGGCGGGATCGACAATTCGCGGCCGGAAATGCAGGCCTATGTCGAGCGCCACGAGAAGCTGATCGGCGCGCCGCCGGATTATTGGGCGAGCTCCCTCATCTATACCAGCCTTCAGATCCTCGAACAGGCGATCGCGCGCCGCGGGCTCGATCGCGACGCAGTGACCGAGGAGATCGCCACGGGCTCCTTCGAGACGATCGTCGGCGCCGTCAAGCTCACCGGCAATCGGATGAGCGATCTCTGGCTGCTGGGGCAGTGGCAACACGGCACTTTCGTCGGGATCGCACCCTCCGAACGGCAGGGCGCGCGCACGCCGCTGCTGCCGAAACCGGCTTGGGCATGA
- a CDS encoding cupin domain-containing protein has product MTFRRVVTAKNKDGKSVVVSDGASPREVALKHTPGFVSAPIWSISGVPSLPHDGRDPMASEGTLLQPAGGSTFLVVTFPPDAVMTSPDFRPELAGPEHFAAAPGIAETFEMDNPGMHTTPTLDYGVVVSGRITLELDDGATVDLKAGDTVVQHGARHAWRNPNDEPATVAFVLIGAETP; this is encoded by the coding sequence ATGACTTTCAGACGTGTGGTTACGGCTAAAAACAAAGACGGCAAATCGGTGGTGGTCAGCGATGGCGCTTCGCCGCGGGAAGTGGCGCTCAAGCACACGCCGGGCTTCGTCTCCGCCCCGATCTGGAGTATCTCCGGCGTGCCGTCGCTGCCCCACGACGGCCGGGACCCGATGGCGAGCGAGGGGACTTTGCTACAGCCGGCCGGCGGCTCGACATTCCTGGTGGTGACCTTTCCGCCGGACGCCGTGATGACGTCCCCGGATTTCCGGCCGGAACTCGCCGGGCCGGAGCATTTCGCGGCCGCGCCGGGTATCGCCGAGACCTTCGAGATGGACAATCCCGGCATGCACACCACGCCGACGCTCGATTACGGCGTCGTCGTCAGCGGCAGGATCACGCTCGAACTCGACGACGGCGCGACCGTGGACCTCAAGGCCGGCGACACTGTCGTCCAGCACGGCGCGCGCCATGCCTGGCGCAACCCGAACGACGAACCGGCCACCGTCGCTTTCGTACTGATCGGCGCCGAGACGCCTTAA
- a CDS encoding alcohol dehydrogenase catalytic domain-containing protein, with amino-acid sequence MTIPQTMTAARMHTVGGELKIEELPTPAPGDMDVLVRVRACGIVPNLGNILANWTTWFPHMPLPPLPAVFGLDPAGEIAAVGKGVHALKPGDRVYVNPGRSCGTCRHCRRGDSISCRHYAFQGYFGFSEHAMQTFADYPIGGLGEYMVAPASAIVRIPDNMAFEQAARLGYLGTAYSALKKVNAGPGDTILVNGISGTLGIGAAIFGLAMGVNRILGTGRDRGLLEEIKALAPHRIEIFSINDGSVTDFAMAHTDGEGVDAFIDCLGPGARHETFLQGVKSIRRGGIIVDVGAVAGEVPIDVHWLMDRNQRLYGSAWFTTAEGQEMADMVASGVVDLSPFETESYPLSEVNHAISGIAQRHGGFSNYVICP; translated from the coding sequence ATGACCATTCCGCAGACAATGACAGCTGCGCGTATGCACACCGTCGGCGGCGAGCTGAAGATAGAGGAACTGCCCACGCCTGCGCCCGGCGATATGGACGTGCTGGTGCGCGTTCGAGCCTGCGGTATCGTGCCGAATCTCGGCAATATCCTCGCAAACTGGACGACCTGGTTCCCGCATATGCCGCTGCCGCCTTTGCCTGCGGTCTTCGGACTCGACCCCGCCGGCGAGATCGCCGCCGTCGGCAAGGGCGTTCATGCGCTGAAACCCGGCGACCGCGTCTATGTCAATCCGGGCCGCAGCTGCGGAACCTGCAGGCATTGCCGCCGGGGCGATTCCATCTCCTGCAGGCATTATGCCTTCCAGGGCTATTTCGGCTTCTCCGAACATGCGATGCAGACCTTTGCCGATTATCCGATCGGCGGCCTCGGCGAATACATGGTCGCCCCTGCATCGGCGATCGTGAGAATCCCCGACAACATGGCATTCGAACAGGCCGCACGCCTCGGTTACCTTGGGACGGCCTATTCGGCGCTCAAGAAGGTGAATGCCGGCCCGGGCGATACCATTCTCGTCAACGGCATCAGCGGCACGCTTGGCATCGGTGCGGCAATCTTCGGCCTCGCCATGGGCGTGAACAGGATTCTCGGCACCGGACGCGACAGGGGGCTGCTCGAGGAAATCAAGGCGCTCGCGCCGCACCGCATCGAAATCTTCTCGATCAATGACGGCAGCGTCACGGACTTCGCCATGGCTCATACGGATGGCGAGGGCGTCGACGCCTTCATCGATTGCCTTGGGCCGGGCGCTCGCCACGAGACCTTCCTCCAAGGGGTGAAGAGCATTCGCCGCGGCGGCATCATCGTCGATGTCGGCGCAGTCGCCGGCGAGGTGCCGATCGACGTGCACTGGCTGATGGACCGAAACCAGCGTCTCTATGGCTCCGCTTGGTTCACGACGGCTGAAGGTCAGGAAATGGCCGACATGGTCGCCTCGGGCGTCGTCGATCTCTCGCCCTTCGAGACCGAAAGCTATCCATTGTCCGAAGTGAACCACGCGATCTCTGGCATTGCCCAGCGCCATGGCGGCTTCTCGAACTACGTGATCTGCCCGTGA
- a CDS encoding GntR family transcriptional regulator: MEQQKAGSETRAGDVLQRMRLDIINCVLKPGEKLRFESLRNKYAVSFSTLREALSRLAAENLVISEGQRGFIVAPVSIADLNDLTDVRVLIEREALGRSIRFGDDRWEANILSTYHRMDRLQQRLGREYYLSEEWSAVHGEFHFSLVSACRSPTLLEIRSKLFERAHRYRRMSSQFRPQWREKDVEHKQIADAALDRDAEKALRLIDRHIRETSENVIEHAGHLFDDAPVAAGKKRAITSAAE, from the coding sequence TTGGAACAGCAGAAAGCGGGCAGCGAAACGAGAGCCGGCGACGTGCTGCAGCGCATGCGGCTCGACATCATCAATTGCGTGTTGAAGCCCGGCGAGAAGCTGCGCTTCGAGTCGCTGCGCAACAAATATGCGGTCAGTTTCTCGACATTGCGCGAGGCCCTGTCGCGTCTTGCCGCCGAAAACCTCGTCATTTCCGAAGGGCAGCGCGGCTTTATCGTGGCACCGGTCTCGATCGCCGATCTCAACGACCTCACCGATGTCCGGGTACTGATCGAACGGGAGGCGCTCGGCAGGTCAATTCGCTTCGGTGACGACCGCTGGGAAGCGAATATCCTGTCCACCTACCATCGCATGGACCGGCTGCAGCAGCGGCTCGGGCGGGAATACTATCTGTCGGAAGAGTGGAGCGCCGTCCATGGCGAGTTCCATTTCTCGCTCGTCTCGGCCTGCCGGTCTCCGACGCTGCTCGAAATTCGCAGCAAACTCTTCGAACGCGCCCATCGCTATCGGCGCATGTCTTCGCAGTTCCGCCCGCAATGGCGAGAAAAGGACGTCGAGCATAAGCAGATCGCCGACGCCGCGCTCGACCGCGACGCTGAAAAGGCGCTCCGCCTCATCGATCGGCATATCCGCGAAACCAGCGAGAATGTCATCGAACATGCCGGTCACCTTTTTGACGACGCTCCTGTAGCCGCCGGCAAAAAGCGCGCGATCACGAGCGCCGCTGAATAG
- a CDS encoding fumarylacetoacetate hydrolase family protein codes for MRYLSFSYEGRVSYGCIVDQAVCDLGRRTGLPDLASHIADRFPTLGWEADLAPDYSLSAIRYLPVIPDPRKVLCVATNYREPGDDGAARPEYPLVFSRFGISQTGHEEPLPKPEVSEKFDYEGELAVIIGKTGRRIAEAEAMTYVAGYSCFNDGSVRDWQKHSSQFTPGKNFARTAGFGPWMVTSDELPDPGALDLVTRVNGETRQRNNTSRMIFPIAWLISYFSQFTVLEPGDVIVTGTPSGFGSSRQPPEFLKIGDTVEIEIERVGTLRNVVADESQNQDNFR; via the coding sequence ATGAGGTATCTGAGCTTTTCGTATGAGGGACGGGTGAGCTACGGCTGCATTGTCGATCAGGCGGTGTGCGATCTCGGGAGGCGCACCGGCCTGCCGGATCTTGCCAGCCATATTGCCGATCGGTTTCCTACTCTCGGATGGGAAGCGGACCTCGCACCGGACTATTCCCTTTCGGCAATCCGCTACCTGCCGGTTATTCCAGATCCCCGCAAGGTGCTCTGCGTCGCGACCAATTATCGGGAGCCGGGCGACGACGGCGCCGCGAGGCCGGAATATCCGCTGGTCTTTAGCCGCTTCGGAATCTCGCAGACCGGCCATGAGGAACCGCTGCCGAAGCCGGAAGTTTCCGAAAAATTCGACTATGAGGGCGAACTCGCGGTCATCATCGGCAAGACCGGGCGAAGGATCGCCGAGGCCGAGGCGATGACCTATGTGGCAGGCTACTCCTGTTTCAATGACGGCAGCGTGCGTGACTGGCAGAAGCACTCGTCCCAGTTCACGCCCGGAAAGAACTTCGCCAGGACTGCAGGTTTCGGTCCGTGGATGGTCACCAGCGATGAACTGCCGGACCCGGGCGCACTGGACCTCGTCACACGCGTGAATGGCGAAACGAGGCAACGCAACAACACCAGCCGTATGATCTTTCCGATCGCCTGGCTGATTTCCTATTTCAGCCAGTTCACCGTACTGGAGCCCGGCGACGTCATCGTCACCGGCACGCCCTCCGGCTTTGGGTCGTCAAGGCAGCCACCCGAGTTTCTCAAGATCGGCGACACAGTCGAAATCGAGATCGAAAGGGTCGGGACCCTGCGCAACGTCGTTGCAGATGAAAGCCAGAACCAGGACAATTTTCGATAA